Within Nitrosopumilus sp., the genomic segment TCAAAGAAATATTGACACTCTGCTTGGAACTCAACGAGTAAGGAGAATTGGACCTGAAATTCTCCAAAATAATGAGAGTCATACTGAATTGCCAGAACTTCCAGACCATCTTAAATCCGTAATTGATAGTCTTTAGTTTGAAAAATTCTTAAACTACTATAATCAAAGATTTTGATATGAATAAAATAGTTTTATTTTCTAGCATTTTGACTTTAACTTTCCTTTTGTCTTTTTCTCTTGACTCTGCTTTTGCACATCCACATTCAGGGCAAGTTCTAATCAATGATCATACACATGAATCCCAAACTGAAACGATTCCTCTAAATGGAAATATTGCACTTGAAAAAACATCTCTCTTTTTCCACACTCCTGAAGATAATGCATTGCCATGGGCATTTGTTGAAGGAAAAATTGCAAATCATGTAGAAGGATACCCAGTAATAATTCAAATTTTCCAAGAAAATGATGCAGTTCACTTTGCCCAGACAGATGTGAATAGTGATGGAAGTTACGAGTATAGATTTAGGGTATTGAGTTCTGATAATGGTGTTACAAGCAAAATATTTGATGGAGATTATTCAGTTAAAATCTTCAAGGTAGTACACCAATATCGCGATAATCTAGCTTAGAATCCACGTAGTCCTTGTGGACGCACAATTTCTGGATGTTGTTTCATCCATTCTACTTTATCTAACATGTCTTGCTTATCTTGAGGGAATGTTCCTTTTACAGTATATGCATTTGAACCATGGTTTACTCTAAAAACAATTTCTTCTTTAGTTTCGATTTGTTTTATCAGATCATAAAGCTCCTCTAATGATTCATCATCATTAATTCTAACAAATTCTCCTTCATACTTGTCAATGAATTCTTGTTTGATTCCATTTTCTAAATAGAGTGTTAAAGCACCTACATAATGTGGTGAGCATGCACTGATAACTTCTGCTGTTCCTTTGATATGTTCTTTAGAATATTTCTTTCCTCCTAATCCCAATATTACCATGCATGACATTATGTATCCAGCTTCTTTTGCTTTGTTTACTGATTTAATGATAGTTTTTGCAATAGCACCTTTTGTCACTTTTTTTAATACAATATCCGAACCACTTTCAATTCCCAAATAAAACATGTCTAATCCTGCTTCATTCATCTTCTTTAATTCCTCAGAAGTTTTCTTTAGAATGTTCATAGGCATTGCATAACAAGAAATTCTTTCAATATTCTGAAATTTTTCTCTAATGTATTTTACAATTTTAATCATGTACTCTGAATCAAGATTAAGTGCATCTCCATCTGCAAGAAATACACGTCTGGTATCTGGAAGATATTCTGCCATCATATCAATTTCAGATTTTACATCATCCCACGATCTTTCAGAATATTCTTTTGATCTATACATATCACAAAATGAACACTCGTTAAATGAACAACCTAAAGTTACTTGAAAGATTAATGATCTAGCTTCTGAAGGAGGTCTGTAAAGAGGTGCATCGTAATTTAACATCATTTTTGATTCATTCAAATTTGTATGATTTGTTTTTTATACTTTCTACTTTGTCTCAGAATACCTTTTAGTAGTAAATGAGAAAGAATT encodes:
- a CDS encoding radical SAM protein, translated to MMLNYDAPLYRPPSEARSLIFQVTLGCSFNECSFCDMYRSKEYSERSWDDVKSEIDMMAEYLPDTRRVFLADGDALNLDSEYMIKIVKYIREKFQNIERISCYAMPMNILKKTSEELKKMNEAGLDMFYLGIESGSDIVLKKVTKGAIAKTIIKSVNKAKEAGYIMSCMVILGLGGKKYSKEHIKGTAEVISACSPHYVGALTLYLENGIKQEFIDKYEGEFVRINDDESLEELYDLIKQIETKEEIVFRVNHGSNAYTVKGTFPQDKQDMLDKVEWMKQHPEIVRPQGLRGF